A region of Xylanibacillus composti DNA encodes the following proteins:
- a CDS encoding Mrp/NBP35 family ATP-binding protein codes for MLTKEELLDAIRSIQEPSYKRSLTELNLVRDVMIKEGRIAMTVMVADPQLATSLEEEIRAVLGPMSESEVHVRMRQMTDFEKQEADKAAGLSTGDGSGQQRNGTTAQQHTHGLDLKSDILDPQSGVTFIAVASGKGGVGKSTVTVNLATALARSGKRVGIIDADIYGFSVPDMMGLEGRPQLKSENVIEPMERFGVKVMSMGFFVEDNAPIIWRGPMLGKMLRNFFSEVDWGELDYMLLDLPPGTGDIALDVHQMIPQSKEIIVTTPHATAAFVAARAGAMAVHTNHEILGVVENMAYYECSACGQKDYVFGKGGGAKLAEELHTDLLAHIPLGVPDNHPQEPDFSPSVYKADTAIGQIYNEIAEQIIRKTR; via the coding sequence ATGCTTACGAAGGAAGAGCTGTTGGATGCGATTCGATCCATACAGGAACCAAGCTATAAACGCAGTCTTACGGAATTGAACCTTGTCCGGGACGTGATGATCAAGGAAGGCCGAATCGCCATGACGGTCATGGTTGCCGATCCGCAACTCGCCACATCGCTAGAGGAAGAGATTCGCGCAGTATTAGGTCCCATGAGCGAGAGTGAAGTTCATGTCAGGATGCGGCAAATGACCGATTTCGAAAAACAGGAAGCTGATAAAGCTGCCGGACTATCGACTGGAGATGGATCGGGCCAGCAGCGGAATGGCACGACAGCTCAGCAGCATACGCACGGACTGGACTTGAAAAGCGATATTCTGGACCCTCAATCGGGAGTGACGTTTATCGCGGTGGCAAGCGGCAAGGGGGGCGTAGGCAAATCGACTGTCACCGTCAACCTCGCAACGGCATTGGCAAGGAGCGGCAAGCGGGTAGGCATCATCGATGCGGATATTTACGGCTTCAGCGTTCCGGATATGATGGGGTTAGAGGGACGTCCGCAGTTAAAGAGCGAGAATGTTATAGAACCCATGGAGCGGTTCGGAGTCAAAGTAATGTCGATGGGTTTTTTCGTGGAAGACAATGCGCCAATTATTTGGCGTGGCCCGATGCTGGGCAAAATGCTGCGGAATTTCTTCTCTGAAGTCGATTGGGGAGAGCTTGACTACATGCTGCTCGATCTGCCGCCAGGAACCGGAGATATTGCCCTGGACGTACATCAGATGATTCCGCAAAGCAAAGAGATCATCGTCACAACCCCTCATGCAACAGCGGCTTTTGTGGCAGCTCGTGCTGGGGCCATGGCTGTTCATACCAACCATGAAATTTTGGGCGTTGTGGAGAATATGGCTTATTATGAATGCTCTGCCTGTGGTCAAAAGGACTACGTGTTCGGCAAGGGCGGCGGAGCCAAGCTCGCGGAAGAACTGCACACTGACTTGTTGGCGCATATTCCTCTTGGCGTACCGGACAATCACCCTCAAGAACCGGATTTTTCGCCATCCGTCTATAAAGCGGACACTGCCATTGGACAGATATATAACGAAATTGCCGAGCAAATCATTCGCAAAACCCGTTAA
- the gerD gene encoding spore germination lipoprotein GerD: MNQHSAWRKLGPCITCLLLIIALLSGCGTDQQGGTMDYKEVKSMVVDILKTEEGKKAIQEVQQEEEQKNTQGQSEMKIMQMLKSEDGQQIQMAVKEVLTDPSYPKVLEQMMTDPKFAGEFAKAVQKENEKLHKDLMKDPEYQTMLLEVMNNQEYKDLMLDVLKGKEYRQQTMTVMQEALENPLFRLELMELMKKVMEEESKPKKEQSGGGESGGGGGGESGGGGGGGAGGS, from the coding sequence ATGAATCAACATAGCGCTTGGAGAAAGCTGGGGCCGTGCATTACATGCCTCCTCCTGATCATTGCCTTGCTCTCGGGTTGCGGCACCGATCAGCAAGGCGGCACGATGGATTACAAAGAAGTGAAGTCCATGGTAGTGGATATTTTGAAGACAGAGGAAGGCAAAAAAGCCATACAGGAAGTGCAGCAGGAAGAGGAGCAAAAAAACACTCAAGGTCAAAGTGAAATGAAAATTATGCAAATGCTGAAAAGCGAGGATGGCCAACAAATCCAAATGGCTGTCAAAGAGGTTCTGACCGATCCCAGCTATCCAAAAGTACTGGAACAAATGATGACCGACCCAAAATTCGCCGGCGAATTCGCCAAGGCCGTACAGAAGGAAAACGAAAAATTGCATAAAGACTTAATGAAGGACCCTGAGTATCAAACCATGCTGCTGGAAGTGATGAATAACCAGGAGTATAAGGACTTGATGCTCGATGTATTGAAAGGCAAGGAGTACAGGCAGCAAACGATGACTGTCATGCAGGAAGCTTTGGAGAACCCGCTGTTCCGCCTTGAATTGATGGAACTGATGAAGAAAGTGATGGAGGAAGAGAGCAAGCCGAAGAAAGAACAATCCGGCGGTGGAGAAAGCGGCGGCGGCGGTGGCGGAGAAAGCGGCGGTGGCGGTGGCGGTGGCGCGGGCGGAAGCTAA